In Mastomys coucha isolate ucsf_1 unplaced genomic scaffold, UCSF_Mcou_1 pScaffold5, whole genome shotgun sequence, one genomic interval encodes:
- the Septin4 gene encoding septin-4 isoform X7: MIKHFLEDSSDDAELSKFVKDFPGSEPYHSAESKTRAARPQILEPRPQSPDLCDDDAEFRATLWPQPSDSQQYFSAPAPLSPSSRPRSPWGKLDPYDSSEDDKEYVGFATLPNQVHRKSVKKGFDFTLMVAGESGLGKSTLVNSLFLTDLYRDRKLLGAEERIMQTVEITKHAVDIEEKGVRLRLTIVDTPGFGDAVNNTECWKPVAEYIDQQFEQYFRDESGLNRKNIQDNRVHCCLYFISPFGHGLRPLDVEFMKALHQRVNIVPILAKADTLTPSEVDRKKCKIREEIDHFGIKIYQFPDCDSDEDEDFKLQDQALKESIPFAVIGSNTVVEARGRRVRGRLYPWGIVEVENPGHCDFVKLRTMLVRTHMQDLKDVTRETHYENYRAQCIQSMTRLVVKERNRKDRSRN, translated from the exons ATG ATCAAGCACTTCCTGGAGGACAGCAGTGATGATGCTGAACTGAGCAAGTTCGTGAAGGATTTCCCAGGAAGCGAACCCTATCACTCAGCGGAGTCCAAGACAAGGGCGGCTAGGCCCCAGATCTTGGAGCCAAGGCCCCAGAGCCCAGACCTCTGTGATGATGATGCGGAGTTTAGAGCCACCTTGTGGCCCCAGCCCTCTGACAGTCAGCAGTACTTCAGTGCCCCAGCCCCTCTCAGCCCTTCCTCCAGGCCCCGCAGTCCATGGGGCAAGCTTGATCCTTATGATTCCTCTGAG GATGACAAGGAGTATGTGGGCTTTGCAACCCTCCCCAATCAAGTCCATAGGAAGTCTGTGAAGAAAGGCTTTGACTTCACACTCATGGTGGCAG GAGAATCTGGTCTGGGTAAATCCACTCTTGTCAACAGCCTCTTTCTCACGGACTTGTACCGGGATCGGAAACTGCTCGGTGCCGAAg AGCGGATCATGCAAACCGTGGAGATCACTAAGCATGCGGTGGATATAGAAGAGAAGGGAGTGAGGCTGCGGCTCACCATTGTGGACACTCCAGGGTTTGGGGATGCAGTCAACAACACAGAGTG CTGGAAGCCTGTGGCTGAATACATCGACCAACAGTTTGAGCAGTATTTCCGAGATGAGAGTGGCCTGAATCGCAAGAACATACAAGACAACAGGGTGCACTGCTGCCTGTACTTCATCTCACCCTTTGGCCACGG GCTCCGGCCATTGGATGTTGAATTCATGAAGGCCCTGCATCAGCGGGTCAACATTGTGCCTATCTTGGCTAAGGCAGACACACTGACGCCTTCTGAAGTGGATCGAAAGAAATGCAAA ATCCGGGAGGAGATTGATCACTTTGGAATCAAGATCTATCAGTTCCCAGATTGTGATTCTGATGAGGACGAGGACTTCAAATTACAGGACCAAGCCCTAAAG GAAAGCATCCCATTTGCGGTGATTGGCAGCAACACTGTGGTAGAAGCCAGGGGGCGGAGAGTTCGAGGCCGGCTCTACCCTTGGGGCATCGTGGAAG TGGAAAACCCAGGTCACTGCGACTTTGTCAAGTTGAGGACAATGCTGGTGCGTACCCACATGCAGGACCTAAAGGATGTGACCCGAGAGACACACTATGAGAACTACAGGGCACAGTGCATCCAGAGCATGACCCGGCTAGTAGTGAAGGAACGGAATCGCAA GGACAGATCCAGAAACTGA
- the Septin4 gene encoding septin-4 isoform X9 translates to MDDKEYVGFATLPNQVHRKSVKKGFDFTLMVAGESGLGKSTLVNSLFLTDLYRDRKLLGAEERIMQTVEITKHAVDIEEKGVRLRLTIVDTPGFGDAVNNTECWKPVAEYIDQQFEQYFRDESGLNRKNIQDNRVHCCLYFISPFGHGLRPLDVEFMKALHQRVNIVPILAKADTLTPSEVDRKKCKIREEIDHFGIKIYQFPDCDSDEDEDFKLQDQALKESIPFAVIGSNTVVEARGRRVRGRLYPWGIVEVENPGHCDFVKLRTMLVRTHMQDLKDVTRETHYENYRAQCIQSMTRLVVKERNRKDRSRN, encoded by the exons ATG GATGACAAGGAGTATGTGGGCTTTGCAACCCTCCCCAATCAAGTCCATAGGAAGTCTGTGAAGAAAGGCTTTGACTTCACACTCATGGTGGCAG GAGAATCTGGTCTGGGTAAATCCACTCTTGTCAACAGCCTCTTTCTCACGGACTTGTACCGGGATCGGAAACTGCTCGGTGCCGAAg AGCGGATCATGCAAACCGTGGAGATCACTAAGCATGCGGTGGATATAGAAGAGAAGGGAGTGAGGCTGCGGCTCACCATTGTGGACACTCCAGGGTTTGGGGATGCAGTCAACAACACAGAGTG CTGGAAGCCTGTGGCTGAATACATCGACCAACAGTTTGAGCAGTATTTCCGAGATGAGAGTGGCCTGAATCGCAAGAACATACAAGACAACAGGGTGCACTGCTGCCTGTACTTCATCTCACCCTTTGGCCACGG GCTCCGGCCATTGGATGTTGAATTCATGAAGGCCCTGCATCAGCGGGTCAACATTGTGCCTATCTTGGCTAAGGCAGACACACTGACGCCTTCTGAAGTGGATCGAAAGAAATGCAAA ATCCGGGAGGAGATTGATCACTTTGGAATCAAGATCTATCAGTTCCCAGATTGTGATTCTGATGAGGACGAGGACTTCAAATTACAGGACCAAGCCCTAAAG GAAAGCATCCCATTTGCGGTGATTGGCAGCAACACTGTGGTAGAAGCCAGGGGGCGGAGAGTTCGAGGCCGGCTCTACCCTTGGGGCATCGTGGAAG TGGAAAACCCAGGTCACTGCGACTTTGTCAAGTTGAGGACAATGCTGGTGCGTACCCACATGCAGGACCTAAAGGATGTGACCCGAGAGACACACTATGAGAACTACAGGGCACAGTGCATCCAGAGCATGACCCGGCTAGTAGTGAAGGAACGGAATCGCAA GGACAGATCCAGAAACTGA
- the Septin4 gene encoding septin-4 isoform X8, with amino-acid sequence MDDKEYVGFATLPNQVHRKSVKKGFDFTLMVAGESGLGKSTLVNSLFLTDLYRDRKLLGAEERIMQTVEITKHAVDIEEKGVRLRLTIVDTPGFGDAVNNTECWKPVAEYIDQQFEQYFRDESGLNRKNIQDNRVHCCLYFISPFGHGLRPLDVEFMKALHQRVNIVPILAKADTLTPSEVDRKKCKIREEIDHFGIKIYQFPDCDSDEDEDFKLQDQALKESIPFAVIGSNTVVEARGRRVRGRLYPWGIVEVENPGHCDFVKLRTMLVRTHMQDLKDVTRETHYENYRAQCIQSMTRLVVKERNRNKLTRESGTDFPIPAVPPGTDPETEKLIREKDEELRRMQEMLHKIQRQMKETH; translated from the exons ATG GATGACAAGGAGTATGTGGGCTTTGCAACCCTCCCCAATCAAGTCCATAGGAAGTCTGTGAAGAAAGGCTTTGACTTCACACTCATGGTGGCAG GAGAATCTGGTCTGGGTAAATCCACTCTTGTCAACAGCCTCTTTCTCACGGACTTGTACCGGGATCGGAAACTGCTCGGTGCCGAAg AGCGGATCATGCAAACCGTGGAGATCACTAAGCATGCGGTGGATATAGAAGAGAAGGGAGTGAGGCTGCGGCTCACCATTGTGGACACTCCAGGGTTTGGGGATGCAGTCAACAACACAGAGTG CTGGAAGCCTGTGGCTGAATACATCGACCAACAGTTTGAGCAGTATTTCCGAGATGAGAGTGGCCTGAATCGCAAGAACATACAAGACAACAGGGTGCACTGCTGCCTGTACTTCATCTCACCCTTTGGCCACGG GCTCCGGCCATTGGATGTTGAATTCATGAAGGCCCTGCATCAGCGGGTCAACATTGTGCCTATCTTGGCTAAGGCAGACACACTGACGCCTTCTGAAGTGGATCGAAAGAAATGCAAA ATCCGGGAGGAGATTGATCACTTTGGAATCAAGATCTATCAGTTCCCAGATTGTGATTCTGATGAGGACGAGGACTTCAAATTACAGGACCAAGCCCTAAAG GAAAGCATCCCATTTGCGGTGATTGGCAGCAACACTGTGGTAGAAGCCAGGGGGCGGAGAGTTCGAGGCCGGCTCTACCCTTGGGGCATCGTGGAAG TGGAAAACCCAGGTCACTGCGACTTTGTCAAGTTGAGGACAATGCTGGTGCGTACCCACATGCAGGACCTAAAGGATGTGACCCGAGAGACACACTATGAGAACTACAGGGCACAGTGCATCCAGAGCATGACCCGGCTAGTAGTGAAGGAACGGAATCGCAA CAAACTGACAAGAGAGAGTGGTACTGACTTCCCTATCCCTGCTGTCCCACCAGGGACAGATCCAGAAACTGAGAAGCTAATCCGGGAGAAAGATGAAGAG CTGCGGCGGATGCAGGAGATGCTACACAAAATCCAAAGACAGATGAAGGAGACTCACTAA
- the Septin4 gene encoding septin-4 isoform X6 gives MIKHFLEDSSDDAELSKFVKDFPGSEPYHSAESKTRAARPQILEPRPQSPDLCDDDAEFRATLWPQPSDSQQYFSAPAPLSPSSRPRSPWGKLDPYDSSEDDKEYVGFATLPNQVHRKSVKKGFDFTLMVAGESGLGKSTLVNSLFLTDLYRDRKLLGAEERIMQTVEITKHAVDIEEKGVRLRLTIVDTPGFGDAVNNTECWKPVAEYIDQQFEQYFRDESGLNRKNIQDNRVHCCLYFISPFGHGLRPLDVEFMKALHQRVNIVPILAKADTLTPSEVDRKKCKIREEIDHFGIKIYQFPDCDSDEDEDFKLQDQALKESIPFAVIGSNTVVEARGRRVRGRLYPWGIVEVENPGHCDFVKLRTMLVRTHMQDLKDVTRETHYENYRAQCIQSMTRLVVKERNRNKLTRESGTDFPIPAVPPGTDPETEKLIREKDEELRRMQEMLHKIQRQMKETH, from the exons ATG ATCAAGCACTTCCTGGAGGACAGCAGTGATGATGCTGAACTGAGCAAGTTCGTGAAGGATTTCCCAGGAAGCGAACCCTATCACTCAGCGGAGTCCAAGACAAGGGCGGCTAGGCCCCAGATCTTGGAGCCAAGGCCCCAGAGCCCAGACCTCTGTGATGATGATGCGGAGTTTAGAGCCACCTTGTGGCCCCAGCCCTCTGACAGTCAGCAGTACTTCAGTGCCCCAGCCCCTCTCAGCCCTTCCTCCAGGCCCCGCAGTCCATGGGGCAAGCTTGATCCTTATGATTCCTCTGAG GATGACAAGGAGTATGTGGGCTTTGCAACCCTCCCCAATCAAGTCCATAGGAAGTCTGTGAAGAAAGGCTTTGACTTCACACTCATGGTGGCAG GAGAATCTGGTCTGGGTAAATCCACTCTTGTCAACAGCCTCTTTCTCACGGACTTGTACCGGGATCGGAAACTGCTCGGTGCCGAAg AGCGGATCATGCAAACCGTGGAGATCACTAAGCATGCGGTGGATATAGAAGAGAAGGGAGTGAGGCTGCGGCTCACCATTGTGGACACTCCAGGGTTTGGGGATGCAGTCAACAACACAGAGTG CTGGAAGCCTGTGGCTGAATACATCGACCAACAGTTTGAGCAGTATTTCCGAGATGAGAGTGGCCTGAATCGCAAGAACATACAAGACAACAGGGTGCACTGCTGCCTGTACTTCATCTCACCCTTTGGCCACGG GCTCCGGCCATTGGATGTTGAATTCATGAAGGCCCTGCATCAGCGGGTCAACATTGTGCCTATCTTGGCTAAGGCAGACACACTGACGCCTTCTGAAGTGGATCGAAAGAAATGCAAA ATCCGGGAGGAGATTGATCACTTTGGAATCAAGATCTATCAGTTCCCAGATTGTGATTCTGATGAGGACGAGGACTTCAAATTACAGGACCAAGCCCTAAAG GAAAGCATCCCATTTGCGGTGATTGGCAGCAACACTGTGGTAGAAGCCAGGGGGCGGAGAGTTCGAGGCCGGCTCTACCCTTGGGGCATCGTGGAAG TGGAAAACCCAGGTCACTGCGACTTTGTCAAGTTGAGGACAATGCTGGTGCGTACCCACATGCAGGACCTAAAGGATGTGACCCGAGAGACACACTATGAGAACTACAGGGCACAGTGCATCCAGAGCATGACCCGGCTAGTAGTGAAGGAACGGAATCGCAA CAAACTGACAAGAGAGAGTGGTACTGACTTCCCTATCCCTGCTGTCCCACCAGGGACAGATCCAGAAACTGAGAAGCTAATCCGGGAGAAAGATGAAGAG CTGCGGCGGATGCAGGAGATGCTACACAAAATCCAAAGACAGATGAAGGAGACTCACTAA
- the Septin4 gene encoding septin-4 isoform X10 yields the protein MNHSLGWQGNSVPKDGTEAGIKHFLEDSSDDAELSKFVKDFPGSEPYHSAESKTRAARPQILEPRPQSPDLCDDDAEFRATLWPQPSDSQQYFSAPAPLSPSSRPRSPWGKLDPYDSSEDDKEYVGFATLPNQVHRKSVKKGFDFTLMVAGESGLGKSTLVNSLFLTDLYRDRKLLGAEERIMQTVEITKHAVDIEEKGVRLRLTIVDTPGFGDAVNNTECWKPVAEYIDQQFEQYFRDESGLNRKNIQDNRVHCCLYFISPFGHGLRPLDVEFMKALHQRVNIVPILAKADTLTPSEVDRKKCKIREEIDHFGIKIYQFPDCDSDEDEDFKLQDQALKESIPFAVIGSNTVVEARGRRVRGRLYPWGIVEVENPGHCDFVKLRTMLVRTHMQDLKDVTRETHYENYRAQCIQSMTRLVVKERNRNKLTRESGTDFPIPAVPPGTDPETEKLIREKDEELRRMQEMLHKIQRQMKETH from the exons ATGAACCATTCACTGGGATGGCAAGGGAACTCTGTTCCCAAGGACGGGACTGAAGCTGGG ATCAAGCACTTCCTGGAGGACAGCAGTGATGATGCTGAACTGAGCAAGTTCGTGAAGGATTTCCCAGGAAGCGAACCCTATCACTCAGCGGAGTCCAAGACAAGGGCGGCTAGGCCCCAGATCTTGGAGCCAAGGCCCCAGAGCCCAGACCTCTGTGATGATGATGCGGAGTTTAGAGCCACCTTGTGGCCCCAGCCCTCTGACAGTCAGCAGTACTTCAGTGCCCCAGCCCCTCTCAGCCCTTCCTCCAGGCCCCGCAGTCCATGGGGCAAGCTTGATCCTTATGATTCCTCTGAG GATGACAAGGAGTATGTGGGCTTTGCAACCCTCCCCAATCAAGTCCATAGGAAGTCTGTGAAGAAAGGCTTTGACTTCACACTCATGGTGGCAG GAGAATCTGGTCTGGGTAAATCCACTCTTGTCAACAGCCTCTTTCTCACGGACTTGTACCGGGATCGGAAACTGCTCGGTGCCGAAg AGCGGATCATGCAAACCGTGGAGATCACTAAGCATGCGGTGGATATAGAAGAGAAGGGAGTGAGGCTGCGGCTCACCATTGTGGACACTCCAGGGTTTGGGGATGCAGTCAACAACACAGAGTG CTGGAAGCCTGTGGCTGAATACATCGACCAACAGTTTGAGCAGTATTTCCGAGATGAGAGTGGCCTGAATCGCAAGAACATACAAGACAACAGGGTGCACTGCTGCCTGTACTTCATCTCACCCTTTGGCCACGG GCTCCGGCCATTGGATGTTGAATTCATGAAGGCCCTGCATCAGCGGGTCAACATTGTGCCTATCTTGGCTAAGGCAGACACACTGACGCCTTCTGAAGTGGATCGAAAGAAATGCAAA ATCCGGGAGGAGATTGATCACTTTGGAATCAAGATCTATCAGTTCCCAGATTGTGATTCTGATGAGGACGAGGACTTCAAATTACAGGACCAAGCCCTAAAG GAAAGCATCCCATTTGCGGTGATTGGCAGCAACACTGTGGTAGAAGCCAGGGGGCGGAGAGTTCGAGGCCGGCTCTACCCTTGGGGCATCGTGGAAG TGGAAAACCCAGGTCACTGCGACTTTGTCAAGTTGAGGACAATGCTGGTGCGTACCCACATGCAGGACCTAAAGGATGTGACCCGAGAGACACACTATGAGAACTACAGGGCACAGTGCATCCAGAGCATGACCCGGCTAGTAGTGAAGGAACGGAATCGCAA CAAACTGACAAGAGAGAGTGGTACTGACTTCCCTATCCCTGCTGTCCCACCAGGGACAGATCCAGAAACTGAGAAGCTAATCCGGGAGAAAGATGAAGAG CTGCGGCGGATGCAGGAGATGCTACACAAAATCCAAAGACAGATGAAGGAGACTCACTAA
- the Septin4 gene encoding septin-4 isoform X5: protein MYNRILWWLKDEEIKHFLEDSSDDAELSKFVKDFPGSEPYHSAESKTRAARPQILEPRPQSPDLCDDDAEFRATLWPQPSDSQQYFSAPAPLSPSSRPRSPWGKLDPYDSSEDDKEYVGFATLPNQVHRKSVKKGFDFTLMVAGESGLGKSTLVNSLFLTDLYRDRKLLGAEERIMQTVEITKHAVDIEEKGVRLRLTIVDTPGFGDAVNNTECWKPVAEYIDQQFEQYFRDESGLNRKNIQDNRVHCCLYFISPFGHGLRPLDVEFMKALHQRVNIVPILAKADTLTPSEVDRKKCKIREEIDHFGIKIYQFPDCDSDEDEDFKLQDQALKESIPFAVIGSNTVVEARGRRVRGRLYPWGIVEVENPGHCDFVKLRTMLVRTHMQDLKDVTRETHYENYRAQCIQSMTRLVVKERNRNKLTRESGTDFPIPAVPPGTDPETEKLIREKDEELRRMQEMLHKIQRQMKETH from the exons ATCAAGCACTTCCTGGAGGACAGCAGTGATGATGCTGAACTGAGCAAGTTCGTGAAGGATTTCCCAGGAAGCGAACCCTATCACTCAGCGGAGTCCAAGACAAGGGCGGCTAGGCCCCAGATCTTGGAGCCAAGGCCCCAGAGCCCAGACCTCTGTGATGATGATGCGGAGTTTAGAGCCACCTTGTGGCCCCAGCCCTCTGACAGTCAGCAGTACTTCAGTGCCCCAGCCCCTCTCAGCCCTTCCTCCAGGCCCCGCAGTCCATGGGGCAAGCTTGATCCTTATGATTCCTCTGAG GATGACAAGGAGTATGTGGGCTTTGCAACCCTCCCCAATCAAGTCCATAGGAAGTCTGTGAAGAAAGGCTTTGACTTCACACTCATGGTGGCAG GAGAATCTGGTCTGGGTAAATCCACTCTTGTCAACAGCCTCTTTCTCACGGACTTGTACCGGGATCGGAAACTGCTCGGTGCCGAAg AGCGGATCATGCAAACCGTGGAGATCACTAAGCATGCGGTGGATATAGAAGAGAAGGGAGTGAGGCTGCGGCTCACCATTGTGGACACTCCAGGGTTTGGGGATGCAGTCAACAACACAGAGTG CTGGAAGCCTGTGGCTGAATACATCGACCAACAGTTTGAGCAGTATTTCCGAGATGAGAGTGGCCTGAATCGCAAGAACATACAAGACAACAGGGTGCACTGCTGCCTGTACTTCATCTCACCCTTTGGCCACGG GCTCCGGCCATTGGATGTTGAATTCATGAAGGCCCTGCATCAGCGGGTCAACATTGTGCCTATCTTGGCTAAGGCAGACACACTGACGCCTTCTGAAGTGGATCGAAAGAAATGCAAA ATCCGGGAGGAGATTGATCACTTTGGAATCAAGATCTATCAGTTCCCAGATTGTGATTCTGATGAGGACGAGGACTTCAAATTACAGGACCAAGCCCTAAAG GAAAGCATCCCATTTGCGGTGATTGGCAGCAACACTGTGGTAGAAGCCAGGGGGCGGAGAGTTCGAGGCCGGCTCTACCCTTGGGGCATCGTGGAAG TGGAAAACCCAGGTCACTGCGACTTTGTCAAGTTGAGGACAATGCTGGTGCGTACCCACATGCAGGACCTAAAGGATGTGACCCGAGAGACACACTATGAGAACTACAGGGCACAGTGCATCCAGAGCATGACCCGGCTAGTAGTGAAGGAACGGAATCGCAA CAAACTGACAAGAGAGAGTGGTACTGACTTCCCTATCCCTGCTGTCCCACCAGGGACAGATCCAGAAACTGAGAAGCTAATCCGGGAGAAAGATGAAGAG CTGCGGCGGATGCAGGAGATGCTACACAAAATCCAAAGACAGATGAAGGAGACTCACTAA